Proteins encoded by one window of Synechococcus sp. MVIR-18-1:
- a CDS encoding ferredoxin, translating to MSQRISHHLLLCATATKAKCCDPDIGAASWDALKRQVRELDLENPSRAQGIVLRSKADCLRICEQGPILLVWPDGTWYGGVTPERISSILQQHIIQGQPVEEWVLKTTTFT from the coding sequence ATGAGCCAGCGGATTAGCCATCACTTATTGCTCTGCGCCACAGCAACGAAAGCCAAGTGCTGTGATCCAGACATCGGGGCCGCAAGCTGGGATGCTCTCAAGCGGCAGGTGCGTGAATTGGACCTGGAGAATCCAAGCCGGGCTCAAGGCATCGTGCTGCGCAGCAAAGCCGATTGCTTACGCATCTGCGAACAAGGTCCAATCCTGTTGGTCTGGCCCGATGGCACCTGGTACGGAGGTGTCACGCCAGAACGCATCAGCAGCATTCTTCAGCAACACATCATCCAAGGCCAACCGGTTGAAGAGTGGGTCTTGAAAACCACCACGTTCACTTGA
- a CDS encoding 1-deoxy-D-xylulose-5-phosphate reductoisomerase, translating into MKAISVLGSTGSIGTQTLEIVEDFPDQFRVVALSAGRNLSLLVSQIQRHRPDVVALADPALLAELKDRLMALPADTRPEPLPQLVGGPEGLDVAASWDAADLVVTGIVGCAGLLPTLAAIRAGKDLAVANKETLIAAGPVVLPELKKSGSRLLPADSEHSAIFQCLQGTPWSDTARLSTGVPTPGLRRIQLTASGGAFRDWSAADLEKATVADATSHPNWSMGKKITVDSASLMNKGLEVIEAHYLFGLDYDHIEIVIHPQSIIHSMVELADSSVLAQLGWPDMKLPILYCMSWPSRLETPWRRLDLTEVGQLSFRAPDPAKYPCMDLAYAAGRAGGTMPAVLNAANEEAVAQFLEEKIHFLDIPKMIEGACEQHKPDLAANPCLDDVLAVDQWARQAVREQVNRGTTRISSASMAA; encoded by the coding sequence GTGAAAGCCATCAGCGTTCTGGGCTCCACTGGCTCCATTGGCACGCAGACCCTGGAGATCGTTGAGGATTTCCCCGATCAATTTCGGGTGGTGGCGCTCAGTGCTGGGCGCAATCTCAGCCTGCTCGTGTCTCAAATCCAGAGGCATCGCCCTGATGTGGTCGCCCTAGCGGATCCAGCACTGCTTGCTGAGCTCAAAGACAGGCTGATGGCCCTGCCTGCCGATACACGCCCGGAACCCTTGCCGCAATTGGTGGGTGGACCTGAAGGCCTCGATGTGGCGGCGTCCTGGGATGCCGCTGATCTCGTTGTCACCGGAATCGTGGGCTGCGCCGGATTGCTGCCCACCCTGGCAGCGATTCGTGCGGGAAAAGACCTGGCCGTTGCCAACAAGGAAACCCTGATTGCCGCTGGTCCAGTGGTCCTGCCTGAGCTGAAGAAAAGCGGCAGCCGCCTGCTTCCTGCCGACTCGGAACACTCCGCCATCTTTCAGTGCCTGCAAGGAACACCTTGGAGCGACACCGCCCGTCTCTCCACTGGGGTGCCAACACCTGGCCTGCGCCGCATTCAACTCACCGCCTCCGGTGGTGCCTTTCGTGATTGGTCAGCCGCTGATCTCGAAAAGGCAACGGTGGCCGATGCCACCTCCCATCCCAACTGGAGCATGGGCAAAAAAATCACCGTGGATTCAGCCTCGCTGATGAATAAGGGGCTGGAGGTGATTGAGGCTCACTATCTGTTTGGACTGGATTACGACCACATCGAGATCGTGATTCATCCTCAAAGCATCATCCATTCGATGGTGGAGCTTGCCGATTCATCGGTTTTAGCCCAGCTCGGCTGGCCCGATATGAAGTTGCCGATCCTCTACTGCATGAGTTGGCCTTCAAGGCTGGAGACCCCGTGGCGACGGCTCGATCTCACCGAAGTGGGGCAATTGAGTTTCCGCGCACCGGATCCAGCCAAATATCCCTGCATGGACCTGGCCTACGCCGCAGGCCGGGCCGGCGGCACCATGCCTGCCGTGCTTAATGCGGCCAATGAAGAGGCCGTTGCCCAATTCCTCGAGGAGAAGATTCACTTTCTCGATATCCCCAAAATGATCGAGGGAGCCTGTGAACAACACAAACCCGATCTCGCCGCCAACCCTTGTCTTGATGATGTGTTGGCGGTGGATCAATGGGCACGCCAGGCCGTGCGCGAGCAAGTGAACCGCGGCACGACGCGCATCAGCAGCGCGTCGATGGCCGCATGA
- a CDS encoding YheT family hydrolase — MSWPDPHPDPQLLKQLGVAPFQQRLPWWGGDLQTLRDTLRPVDLPIDQGQPLEIQVPALSSGAAGSGALLSFLDCPPAPKALVVVLHGLGGSSRREGVRRLGVALGSAGYAVLRLNMRGADPGRHLAGGTYAAQCNSDLLPVLYRARQLCSTLTSKGTPLPLFGAGLSLGGTMLLNACLSTSAERVAAGLDPAGLPLDGLFCASSPLDLAACSASIERPRNRVYQRWLLQRLVRQTLADPFGVSDLDFERMSGVEQPRTIRAFDSSVTAPRWGFVDVDAYYREASPLQHLIQSPQRLPPTLMLQALDDPWVPACSALDLGEAVPTDGPIQLIFTREGGHNGFHGRTGCWADALAASWLQTLK; from the coding sequence GTGAGCTGGCCTGATCCACACCCAGACCCTCAGCTGCTCAAGCAACTGGGGGTTGCTCCATTTCAACAGCGTCTTCCCTGGTGGGGAGGCGACCTTCAAACTTTGAGGGACACGCTCCGTCCCGTTGATTTGCCCATCGATCAAGGTCAACCCTTAGAGATTCAAGTGCCTGCCCTGAGCAGCGGTGCGGCGGGTTCTGGAGCCTTGCTCTCCTTCCTGGATTGTCCACCAGCTCCGAAGGCGTTGGTGGTTGTGTTACATGGGCTCGGAGGGTCGAGTCGTCGCGAAGGCGTGCGCAGGCTTGGTGTCGCCCTTGGATCAGCGGGTTATGCGGTGCTGCGCCTCAACATGCGCGGAGCTGATCCTGGCCGGCATCTGGCGGGTGGCACCTATGCAGCCCAGTGCAACAGCGACCTTCTTCCCGTGTTGTATCGGGCGCGACAGCTTTGCAGCACCCTGACCTCAAAAGGGACGCCACTGCCCTTGTTTGGAGCTGGGCTTTCCTTGGGGGGAACCATGCTTCTCAATGCATGCCTCTCAACATCAGCTGAACGCGTTGCCGCCGGACTCGACCCAGCAGGTCTGCCCCTGGATGGATTGTTTTGTGCCAGCAGTCCCTTGGATTTGGCGGCCTGCAGTGCCTCGATTGAACGTCCCCGCAATCGTGTGTACCAGCGTTGGTTGCTGCAGCGCTTGGTGCGTCAGACGCTGGCCGATCCCTTTGGCGTGAGCGATTTGGATTTTGAGCGGATGAGTGGTGTTGAGCAACCACGCACGATTCGTGCTTTTGATAGCAGCGTGACAGCGCCTCGCTGGGGATTTGTAGACGTGGATGCTTACTACCGGGAGGCTTCACCGCTCCAGCATTTGATCCAATCGCCCCAGCGTTTGCCTCCCACCCTGATGCTTCAGGCTCTGGATGATCCTTGGGTGCCTGCTTGCTCGGCCCTCGATCTTGGGGAGGCTGTTCCGACGGATGGGCCCATTCAATTGATCTTCACCCGCGAGGGTGGTCACAACGGTTTTCACGGACGAACCGGCTGTTGGGCCGATGCGCTTGCTGCGTCCTGGTTGCAAACGCTCAAGTGA